One Rhododendron vialii isolate Sample 1 chromosome 2a, ASM3025357v1 genomic region harbors:
- the LOC131315516 gene encoding PH, RCC1 and FYVE domains-containing protein 1-like isoform X1: protein MADPVNYANPERDIEQALITLKKGSQLIKYSRKGKPKFCPFRISPDETTLIWYSHGHERNLKLSSISRIIPGQRTAVFRRYLRPEKEYLSFSLLYNNGERSLDLICKDKVEAEVWLAGLKALTSTGTNRSRRTQSDISDLHAGGGDFILSARPFGATLEYTSSIARGRASVDSSSGESSLSFPSSDVGSERANMQVRTSVGGDGFRISVSSTPSCSSQGSGPDDIESLGDVYVWGEVWCDTTDGSRSPYPTKQDVLIPKPLESNVVLDVHQIACGVRHFALVTRQGEVFTWGEESGGRLGHGIEKDFSHPHLVEFLAVTNVDFVACGEYHTCAVSTSGDLYSWGDGAHNAGLLGHGTDVSHWIPKRVSGPLEGLQVLSVACGTWHSALVTSNGKLFTFGDGTFGVLGHGDRESVPYPKEVQLLSGLKTIKVACGVWHTAAIVEVMGQGGVNVSSRKLFTWGDGDKNRLGHGNKDMYLLPTCVSALIDYNFHQLALGHSITVGLTTSGHVFTMGSAAYGQLGNPQSDGKLPCLVQDRLVGEFVEEISCGAYHVAILTSRSEVFTWGRGANGRLGHGDTEDRKNPTLVEALKDRHVKNISCGSSYTATICIHKWVSGADQSVCSGCRQAFGFTRKRHNCYNCGLVHCHTCSSKKALKAALAPTPGKPHRVCDSCYAKLKSPEAVNPSYYNRRATTPHHSVDSRERLERGEVRTSRILLSPTTEPVKYLEVKSAKAGTKTDSYSIVRASQVPSLLQLTDIAFPSSLSALQYAFKPPPQPHPPPRSGGNSRPSSPYSRRPSPPRSATPVFSRGVIDSLKKTNDLLSQEVTKLQSQVKSLKQKSEVQDAEIQKLQQNAQEATFLADQESSKFLVANEVMKSVASQLKEIAGKFPPEMSMSITLEDINAQFETFFLSTNRDAVSESHSSLPADLAFDQRNESANRQYHRTEDNLDVTGVSDPSQNGEDTPRHSNRSSNIREALHLESNESATRSPKTPKTEGQREVIEQFEPGVYVTLIQLQNGTKIFKRVRFSLWNSDSTVKEGSRSSRQKNGGWKTKTGYLKNTTRRLLIVSQLDHPQFQLLLMRMMRQPHLLDLSFEA from the exons ATGGCAGATCCTGTTAATTATGCCAATCCTGAGCGCGACATCGagcag GCACTCATTACTTTGAAAAAAGGTAGCCAGTTAATTAAGTACAGCCGGAAGGGGAAGCCGAAGTTTTGTCCATTCAGAATCTCTCCA GATGAAACAACATTGATTTGGTACTCTCATGGGCATGAAAGGAATCTGAAGTTATCATCTATTTCACGGATTATCCCTGGACAGAGAACC GCAGTGTTTAGAAGATATTTGCGCCCTGAAAAGGAGTACTTGTCATTCTCTCTTCTATATAATAACGGTGAAAGGTCTCTTGATTTG ATTTGCAAGGACAAAGTTGAGGCGGAGGTGTGGCTGGCAGGCCTGAAGGCTTTAACATCTACAGGAACAAATCGCAGTAGACGCACTCAAAGCGATATTTCTGAT CTACATGCTGGTGGCGGCGATTTCATTCTCAGTGCTCGTCCTTTCGGTGCAACACTAGAGTACACTTCAAGTATTGCCCGTGGTAGGGCGTCTGTTGATTCCAGTTCCGGTGAGAGTTCTTTGAGTTTTCCAAGCTCAGATGTTGGGTCTGAACGTGCAAATATGCAAGTAAGAACAAGTGTTGGAGGAGATGGTTTCCGAATTAGTGTTTCAAGCACCCCTAGTTGTTCAAGCCAAGGTTCTGGACCAGATGACATAGAATCCTTGGGAGATGTCTACGTCTGGGGAGAGGTCTGGTGCGACACAACTGATGGATCCAGAAGTCCATATCCTACAAAGCAGGATGTGCTGATTCCTAAACCTTTAGAATCAAATGTAGTTCTTGATGTTCACCAAATTGCTTGTGGTGTTCGACATTTTGCTCTTGTTACAAGGCAAGGTGAGGTTTTCACCTGGGGAGAGGAATCTGGGGGGAGACTTGGTCATGGAATTGAAAAAGACTTCAGTCACCCTCATCTCGTTGAATTTCTGGCTGTTACAAATGTAGATTTTGTTGCATGTGGCGAATATCACACTTGTGCTGTATCTACATCTGGCGATTTGTATTCCTGGGGTGACGGTGCCCATAATGCCGGACTTCTAGGCCATGGGACAGATGTCAGCCACTGGATACCCAAAAGGGTTTCAGGTCCTCTAGAAGGACTTCAAGTTTTATCAGTTGCATGCGGCACGTGGCATTCCGCATTGGTAACTTCTAATGGAAAGCTCTTTACTTTTGGTGATGGAACATTTGGTGTCTTGGGTCATGGTGATCGAGAAAGTGTCCCTTATCCAAAGGAAGTCCAATTATTGAGCGGATTAAAGACTATTAAGGTTGCCTGCGGAGTGTGGCACACTGCAGCCATTGTAGAGGTCATGGGCCAAGGAGGCGTCAATGTCTCATCCAGAAAGTTGTTTACTTGGGGCGATGGAGATAAAAACCGATTGGGTCATGGAAACAAGGACATGTATCTCCTTCCAACATGTGTCTCTGCCCTTATCGACTACAATTTTCATCAGCTAGCTTTGGGGCACAGTATTACGGTTGGCCTTACTACATCTGGGCATGTCTTCACTATGGGAAGTGCTGCTTATGGTCAACTGGGAAATCCACAGTCCGATGGGAAGTTACCCTGCTTAGTACAAGATAGATTAGTAGGTGAATTTGTTGAAGAAATATCTTGTGGAGCATATCATGTTGCCATTTTGACATCAAGAAGTGAAGTTTTTACTTGGGGGAGAGGTGCAAATGGAAGATTGGGACATGGGGACACAGAAGATCGAAAAAATCCAACTTTAGTTGAAGCACTGAAAGATAGGCATGTGAAAAACATATCTTGCGGCTCAAGTTACACCGCCACTATATGTATTCATAAATGGGTATCCGGAGCGGACCAATCCGTATGCTCCGGTTGTCGACAAGCATTTGGCTTCACAAGAAAGAGACACAATTGTTATAACTGTGGATTAGTGCATTGCCACACTTGTAGCTCCAAAAAGGCTTTGAAAGCAGCATTGGCACCGACTCCAGGAAAACCTCATCGTGTCTGTGACTCTTGCTATGCTAAACTTAAATCTCCTGAGGCAGTTAATCCCTCTTATTATAATAGGAGAGCTACAACTCCTCATCACTCAGTGGACAGTAGGGAGAGATTGGAGAGAGGAGAGGTGAGAACTTCAAGGATTTTGCTATCTCCTACCACAGAACCTGTCAAGTACCTTGAGGTCAAATCAGCAAAGGCTGGAACAAAGACCGATTCCTATTCTATAGTCCGTGCTTCACAAGTTCCATCACTTTTACAATTGACGGACATTGCATTTCCAAGTTCACTGAGTGCTCTTCAATATGCCTTCAAGCCTCCGCCTCAACCGCACCCTCCACCTAGGTCGGGGGGCAATTCAAGGCCTTCTTCTCCATACTCGCGGCGACCAAGTCCTCCACGCTCTGCGACTCCTGTGTTTTCCAGGGGTGTGATTGATAGTCTGAAGAAGACCAATGATCTTTTGAGCCAAGAAGTGACAAAATTACAAAGCCAA GTTAAAAGTTTGAAGCAGAAATCAGAAGTCCAAGATGCAGAGATTCAAAAACTGCAACAGAATGCTCAAGAAGCTACTTTCTTGGCTGATCAGGAATCTTCTAAGTTTTTAGTTGCGAATGAAGTTATGAAGTCAGTCGCATCTCAG TTGAAGGAAATAGCAGGGAAGTTTCCTCCTGAGATGTCGATGAGCATAACACTTGAAGACATTAATGCTCaatttgaaacttttttccTGAGTACAAATAGAGATGCCGTGTCTGAATCCCATTCTTCCTTGCCAGCAGACTTGGCGTTTGACCAACGGAATGAATCTGCTAACAGGCAATATCATAGAACGGAAGACAATTTGGATGTAACAGGAGTTAGTGACCCATCACAAAATGGTGAAGATACTCCCCGGCATAGCAATAGATCATCCAATATCAGGGAAGCTTTACATCTAGAAAGCAATGAAAGTGCTACAAGATCACCCAAAACTCCAAAGACCGAAGGACAAAGAGAAGTTATTGAACAATTTGAACCTGGTGTCTACGTAACTCTTATTCAactacaaaacggtacaaagaTCTTCAAGCGAGTTAGATTCAG CCTGTGGAATTCTGATTCCACAGTAAAAGAAGGTTCGCGGAGCAGCAGGCAGAAGAATGGTGGATGGAAAACAAAGACAGGCTACTTAAAAAATACAACCCGCCGGCTGCTAATAGTGTCTCAGCTGGATCATCCTCAGTTCCAACTGCTTCTGATGAGAATGATGAGGCAACCCCATCTTCTTGATCTTAGTTTTGAAGCTTAG
- the LOC131315516 gene encoding PH, RCC1 and FYVE domains-containing protein 1-like isoform X2, which produces MADPVNYANPERDIEQALITLKKGSQLIKYSRKGKPKFCPFRISPDETTLIWYSHGHERNLKLSSISRIIPGQRTAVFRRYLRPEKEYLSFSLLYNNGERSLDLICKDKVEAEVWLAGLKALTSTGTNRSRRTQSDISDLHAGGGDFILSARPFGATLEYTSSIARGRASVDSSSGESSLSFPSSDVGSERANMQVRTSVGGDGFRISVSSTPSCSSQGSGPDDIESLGDVYVWGEVWCDTTDGSRSPYPTKQDVLIPKPLESNVVLDVHQIACGVRHFALVTRQGEVFTWGEESGGRLGHGIEKDFSHPHLVEFLAVTNVDFVACGEYHTCAVSTSGDLYSWGDGAHNAGLLGHGTDVSHWIPKRVSGPLEGLQVLSVACGTWHSALVTSNGKLFTFGDGTFGVLGHGDRESVPYPKEVQLLSGLKTIKVACGVWHTAAIVEVMGQGGVNVSSRKLFTWGDGDKNRLGHGNKDMYLLPTCVSALIDYNFHQLALGHSITVGLTTSGHVFTMGSAAYGQLGNPQSDGKLPCLVQDRLVGEFVEEISCGAYHVAILTSRSEVFTWGRGANGRLGHGDTEDRKNPTLVEALKDRHVKNISCGSSYTATICIHKWVSGADQSVCSGCRQAFGFTRKRHNCYNCGLVHCHTCSSKKALKAALAPTPGKPHRVCDSCYAKLKSPEAVNPSYYNRRATTPHHSVDSRERLERGEVRTSRILLSPTTEPVKYLEVKSAKAGTKTDSYSIVRASQVPSLLQLTDIAFPSSLSALQYAFKPPPQPHPPPRSGGNSRPSSPYSRRPSPPRSATPVFSRGVIDSLKKTNDLLSQEVTKLQSQVKSLKQKSEVQDAEIQKLQQNAQEATFLADQESSKFLVANEVMKSVASQLKEIAGKFPPEMSMSITLEDINAQFETFFLSTNRDAVSESHSSLPADLAFDQRNESANRQYHRTEDNLDVTGVSDPSQNGEDTPRHSNRSSNIREALHLESNESATRSPKTPKTEGQREVIEQFEPGVYVTLIQLQNGTKIFKRVRFSKRRFAEQQAEEWWMENKDRLLKKYNPPAANSVSAGSSSVPTASDENDEATPSS; this is translated from the exons ATGGCAGATCCTGTTAATTATGCCAATCCTGAGCGCGACATCGagcag GCACTCATTACTTTGAAAAAAGGTAGCCAGTTAATTAAGTACAGCCGGAAGGGGAAGCCGAAGTTTTGTCCATTCAGAATCTCTCCA GATGAAACAACATTGATTTGGTACTCTCATGGGCATGAAAGGAATCTGAAGTTATCATCTATTTCACGGATTATCCCTGGACAGAGAACC GCAGTGTTTAGAAGATATTTGCGCCCTGAAAAGGAGTACTTGTCATTCTCTCTTCTATATAATAACGGTGAAAGGTCTCTTGATTTG ATTTGCAAGGACAAAGTTGAGGCGGAGGTGTGGCTGGCAGGCCTGAAGGCTTTAACATCTACAGGAACAAATCGCAGTAGACGCACTCAAAGCGATATTTCTGAT CTACATGCTGGTGGCGGCGATTTCATTCTCAGTGCTCGTCCTTTCGGTGCAACACTAGAGTACACTTCAAGTATTGCCCGTGGTAGGGCGTCTGTTGATTCCAGTTCCGGTGAGAGTTCTTTGAGTTTTCCAAGCTCAGATGTTGGGTCTGAACGTGCAAATATGCAAGTAAGAACAAGTGTTGGAGGAGATGGTTTCCGAATTAGTGTTTCAAGCACCCCTAGTTGTTCAAGCCAAGGTTCTGGACCAGATGACATAGAATCCTTGGGAGATGTCTACGTCTGGGGAGAGGTCTGGTGCGACACAACTGATGGATCCAGAAGTCCATATCCTACAAAGCAGGATGTGCTGATTCCTAAACCTTTAGAATCAAATGTAGTTCTTGATGTTCACCAAATTGCTTGTGGTGTTCGACATTTTGCTCTTGTTACAAGGCAAGGTGAGGTTTTCACCTGGGGAGAGGAATCTGGGGGGAGACTTGGTCATGGAATTGAAAAAGACTTCAGTCACCCTCATCTCGTTGAATTTCTGGCTGTTACAAATGTAGATTTTGTTGCATGTGGCGAATATCACACTTGTGCTGTATCTACATCTGGCGATTTGTATTCCTGGGGTGACGGTGCCCATAATGCCGGACTTCTAGGCCATGGGACAGATGTCAGCCACTGGATACCCAAAAGGGTTTCAGGTCCTCTAGAAGGACTTCAAGTTTTATCAGTTGCATGCGGCACGTGGCATTCCGCATTGGTAACTTCTAATGGAAAGCTCTTTACTTTTGGTGATGGAACATTTGGTGTCTTGGGTCATGGTGATCGAGAAAGTGTCCCTTATCCAAAGGAAGTCCAATTATTGAGCGGATTAAAGACTATTAAGGTTGCCTGCGGAGTGTGGCACACTGCAGCCATTGTAGAGGTCATGGGCCAAGGAGGCGTCAATGTCTCATCCAGAAAGTTGTTTACTTGGGGCGATGGAGATAAAAACCGATTGGGTCATGGAAACAAGGACATGTATCTCCTTCCAACATGTGTCTCTGCCCTTATCGACTACAATTTTCATCAGCTAGCTTTGGGGCACAGTATTACGGTTGGCCTTACTACATCTGGGCATGTCTTCACTATGGGAAGTGCTGCTTATGGTCAACTGGGAAATCCACAGTCCGATGGGAAGTTACCCTGCTTAGTACAAGATAGATTAGTAGGTGAATTTGTTGAAGAAATATCTTGTGGAGCATATCATGTTGCCATTTTGACATCAAGAAGTGAAGTTTTTACTTGGGGGAGAGGTGCAAATGGAAGATTGGGACATGGGGACACAGAAGATCGAAAAAATCCAACTTTAGTTGAAGCACTGAAAGATAGGCATGTGAAAAACATATCTTGCGGCTCAAGTTACACCGCCACTATATGTATTCATAAATGGGTATCCGGAGCGGACCAATCCGTATGCTCCGGTTGTCGACAAGCATTTGGCTTCACAAGAAAGAGACACAATTGTTATAACTGTGGATTAGTGCATTGCCACACTTGTAGCTCCAAAAAGGCTTTGAAAGCAGCATTGGCACCGACTCCAGGAAAACCTCATCGTGTCTGTGACTCTTGCTATGCTAAACTTAAATCTCCTGAGGCAGTTAATCCCTCTTATTATAATAGGAGAGCTACAACTCCTCATCACTCAGTGGACAGTAGGGAGAGATTGGAGAGAGGAGAGGTGAGAACTTCAAGGATTTTGCTATCTCCTACCACAGAACCTGTCAAGTACCTTGAGGTCAAATCAGCAAAGGCTGGAACAAAGACCGATTCCTATTCTATAGTCCGTGCTTCACAAGTTCCATCACTTTTACAATTGACGGACATTGCATTTCCAAGTTCACTGAGTGCTCTTCAATATGCCTTCAAGCCTCCGCCTCAACCGCACCCTCCACCTAGGTCGGGGGGCAATTCAAGGCCTTCTTCTCCATACTCGCGGCGACCAAGTCCTCCACGCTCTGCGACTCCTGTGTTTTCCAGGGGTGTGATTGATAGTCTGAAGAAGACCAATGATCTTTTGAGCCAAGAAGTGACAAAATTACAAAGCCAA GTTAAAAGTTTGAAGCAGAAATCAGAAGTCCAAGATGCAGAGATTCAAAAACTGCAACAGAATGCTCAAGAAGCTACTTTCTTGGCTGATCAGGAATCTTCTAAGTTTTTAGTTGCGAATGAAGTTATGAAGTCAGTCGCATCTCAG TTGAAGGAAATAGCAGGGAAGTTTCCTCCTGAGATGTCGATGAGCATAACACTTGAAGACATTAATGCTCaatttgaaacttttttccTGAGTACAAATAGAGATGCCGTGTCTGAATCCCATTCTTCCTTGCCAGCAGACTTGGCGTTTGACCAACGGAATGAATCTGCTAACAGGCAATATCATAGAACGGAAGACAATTTGGATGTAACAGGAGTTAGTGACCCATCACAAAATGGTGAAGATACTCCCCGGCATAGCAATAGATCATCCAATATCAGGGAAGCTTTACATCTAGAAAGCAATGAAAGTGCTACAAGATCACCCAAAACTCCAAAGACCGAAGGACAAAGAGAAGTTATTGAACAATTTGAACCTGGTGTCTACGTAACTCTTATTCAactacaaaacggtacaaagaTCTTCAAGCGAGTTAGATTCAG TAAAAGAAGGTTCGCGGAGCAGCAGGCAGAAGAATGGTGGATGGAAAACAAAGACAGGCTACTTAAAAAATACAACCCGCCGGCTGCTAATAGTGTCTCAGCTGGATCATCCTCAGTTCCAACTGCTTCTGATGAGAATGATGAGGCAACCCCATCTTCTTGA